A region from the Vicia villosa cultivar HV-30 ecotype Madison, WI linkage group LG3, Vvil1.0, whole genome shotgun sequence genome encodes:
- the LOC131655214 gene encoding protein BIG GRAIN 1-like B, with translation MYKFENTRREKRFQFHSQAEIETPSFSSIVLDKIYRSIDEEERKSSDKKFFTETTVNRMSKINAKCNRFHQEEQNQRKLHHDCDRGQDVMFFSTTSSSSDSSSGLLSSSSDTESMYQEKSQNSCFAHSKPKPVKTGVPPKRSIAKDEDTFIKSKSRAMKLYNNLKKVKQPISPGGKLTSFLNSLFINTKKTKTDMNAERTCKPGQTSTCSSASSFSRSCLSKNTSTSRDKSRNGVKRTVRFCPVSVIVDEDNRPCGNKFLHGEEDSGLTALSVPTAWKIGRTASKKKEEEVLNMNKRVGDVLREFHLNRKLMRDFSTRKNEKDDDDVASCSSSDLFELDHLALIGNDKYYSEDLPVFETTHVRTNRAIHIM, from the coding sequence ATGTATAAGTTCGAGAACACGCGTAGAGAAAAACGGTTTCAGTTTCACAGCCAAGCTGAAATTGAAACCCCCTCTTTCTCTTCCATTGTTCTTGACAAGATTTACCGTTCCATCgacgaagaagagagaaaaagttCCGATAAGAAATTCTTCACAGAAACTACAGTCAACAGAATGAGCAAAATCAATGCTAAATGCAATAGATTCCACCAAGAAGAACAAAATCAGAGAAAATTGCATCATGATTGCGATCGTGGTCAAGATGTTATGTTCTTCAGTACCACTTCAAGCTCTTCAGATTCAAGTTCTGGATTATTATCTTCTTCCTCCGATACAGAATCAATGTACCAAGAGAAATCACAAAATTCATGTTTCGCTCATTCCAAGCCTAAGCCGGTGAAAACAGGGGTTCCTCCAAAGAGAAGCATTGCCAAAGACGAAGATACATTCATTAAATCAAAATCAAGAGCGATGAAGCTTTACAACAATCTCAAAAAGGTGAAGCAACCAATCTCACCAGGTGGAAAACTCACAAGTTTTCTCAACTCTCTCTTCATAAACACGAAGAAAACAAAAACtgatatgaatgcagagagaACATGTAAACCAGGACAAACTTCAACTTGTTCTTCAGCTTCTTCGTTTTCGCGTTCTTGTTTAAGTAAAAACACATCTACATCAAGAGACAAATCACGTAATGGCGTTAAAAGAACGGTGCGTTTTTGTCCAGTAagtgtgattgttgatgaagataatcgACCTTGCGGTAATAAATTTTTGCATGGAGAAGAAGATTCAGGTCTAACAGCATTGTCTGTTCCAACGGCATGGAAAATTGGACGAACAGcgagtaagaagaaagaagaagaggttttgaATATGAACAAGAGAGTGGGTGATGTTCTAAGAGAGTTTCATCTTAATCGAAAGCTTATGAGAGATTTTTCTACGAGAAAAAACGAGAAGGATGATGATGACGTGGCAAGTTGTTCAAGTTCAGATCTTTTCGAGCTTGATCACTTAGCTTTGATCGGAAATGATAAGTATTATTCAGAGGATTTGCCTGTGTTTGAAACTACTCATGTTCGTACTAACCGTGCCATTCACATAATgtaa